TGTAAAGCCTGGTGATATACACATAAAAGCTAGTGGCATTGATAATACTCCTCGGTTGAATACTTCCTTAAACATTAATGTTGAAACTTATAAAAGTTATTTCATCAGATATAATGTTGAATGTGAGATTTTCTTATTTCTTGTTGAACCATTTGCGAAATTTCAATTAGTTGAGCAGAGTATAAATCTTCGAGAAATCTCCCAGACGCACTATCAACCACCTTTGATAGAATATGTTGAACCTGCTGAATCAACAAAATAAATACACCATCCATATGACAGACGAAGATAACGATCAGGTGGAAGGTTTTCTGTATTACCCGCATGGAGAAATGATGACCAATGGACAGGAAATGAACAATCAGGTCAACCATCTGTTCGCGGGGCATGAATATGATCAGGAAACCGGCCTGTATTACATGAGAGCCAGATTTTATCGTGGTGAAATAAATGGTATCAATTTGTGGATCGCTGGGAAATGGTTTTTCAATTTCAACCATTTCCAGTCTTCCAAACCCGTCTGAACTCCTGCGTTGGCATTTATGGATTACAGGCATGAATATTGCCGGTTGCCATACAGTCCAGGTTCCATCGGGTAACACGTCCGTTGTAGATGGCGGTTGTGTACAGATAGGTGTGGCTGGTTCCATCACTCACCGTTGTTGCAATTGCCAGACTTTCAGGTTCCAGCATCATGGTCACGGGATAGGAACTGCCGGTGCTGACAGCTTCAATGGATGGCCCCTCTTGCTGTTCTTCCCATTGCAGAGTTCCACTGCCCAGCCAGCCGGCAAAACGTCCGGAGTCCTTTTCCCAGCGGGAAACACGCTGATTTTTTCTGTCCGCGACATACAGGTAGTGATCATCGACTGAAACATCTCCGGGAGAATCGAAGTGATATTTCCCGGATCCCGCGACAACCGCGGCCGCATGCCAGCCTTCCTGACCACCGCCCAGCCACACATGACCACCATCTCCACTGTATGTGGCATTTGTGCCGGCTTTTGTCCATCGGGAAATTCGATGATTTCCTTCATCCGCAACATAAATATAATTTGCGTCAACAGTTATGCCCTTGGGATAGCTGAAATAATTCACATCATTTTTACGGCTTCCTGTTTGTTGAGTCATGGTCTGATTCCACTGGGTCTGTCCGTTGCCAATAAATCCGGCATAGGCGCCTGTGGTCAGATTGCGCCGACTCACTCTGCTGGAACCATAGCTGGTGACATACAGATATGGAGGATTGGATGTTTCATCAATGGCGATTCCCCAGGGACTGTTGAACATTTTCACATTGAGATCCACATTGCCCATCGCGGTTGGCGCGGCAGGTTGCTGTCCGTTCACATCCTGCCAGGTATCTTTTTCAGCATCACCGAGCCATGCCACAAAGTTTCCATTCTTGTCCCATTTAACAATCCGATAGTTGTTCCGGTCCGCGATATAAATATTTCCGGCAGAATCTACCGCAAGGCCCTGAGGCGAATTAAAACTGCGTCGGCAATGGTTGTTCACCAGTTTTCCATTTTTGGTTTTCCATCCGTTTCCGGTTTCATTATCAGACGCGCAATCGGTCACGGCATTTCCAAGACGGCCTTCAAACACTCCGGAATCAAGATCCCAGCGTGAAATTCCATGGTTGATGGAATCAGAAACATACACATAATTTTTGTCTGTGCCGGTTTGTTTTAAGGCGACCGCGACACCACGGGTCCGGTAAAAATATGAATCCATATTTCCCCATTCAGCACCGGGACCGATCTGCCATCCTGATTTTCCGCCACCAATCCAGGAAACAAGCTGGTCCATGCCATAAGGAAGTCGTCCGACACTCAAACATTCGCCCTGTGATGCGGCGTTCCAGAGAAGCAGGTGGTATTCGGAAAGAACAGGCTCCTGATTCAGCGAGATCATGGCGTCATGCGCATAAAGTGCGATTTCCGCTTCATTGTTCTCATTAAAACTGGCTTTGGCCACTTTGATACCGGCATCCATTCCGCTTTGTTCAGGAATATAAACCGTTGTCACACCACTGCTCATAAAACTCAGATAAACATAGGATGCCGGTGGCAGACATTGAATGGAATGATTACCCAGAGGCAAAGCGTTTTTCTGAAAAGCCACTCCACTTTTTCCATAAGCCGCGATTCCCGCATTTTGATAAGAAAGTTCGTCAAAACGGCTGGAGCCTGTTTGAGATAGCTTTCCGGACTCTTCCTGAAAACGGATAAGGCTACGTCCGCTGGCCATTAGCCAGTTGGTGACAACCCAGTCGCCGAACATGCCGCTGAAATTCCAGTCTTTCTGGTAGGATTTCAGACTGTCCACCACCCCTTGAATTCCTCCCTCATTGGCTGAAACCAGCAAATTCATGAGAGACACCGCATTGTCATGGGACCCCGCACGGTGGCGCAGATAATTAAAAAACAGATTGGATTGCAGATAACTTGTCAATGAATGCTCATTATTCAGGCCCAGATCAAACAGCGATGGAGTCTTTCCCCCCAGAACATTTTGTACACCCGACAGACTGTATTGTGTCATCCGTTCAATCTGGTTCATCATCAAACCGGCTGTGAGTTGGGGAGCCTGTTCTGCAAGAGCCTCAGCAACGCCGGGAATATGATTGGGAACACCTTCAATGGCGATCCGATGATAATAGGCACACATGTGTGATGCTTCATGGAGTTCTGTTTCAATGGCCAGTTGGTGTCCTTTGGTTTGGGCATCGGGAGTGCCACCAAAAGCTTTGCCATTATAAAAAGGGTTCAAGTCCATATAAAGAATCTGGTTTTCATTGGAATAACCACGCAGATTTTCCGCGGTTTCAATGGTGTTGAGTGTTCCATAAGTGGCCAGATTTTCAGGGTGTTCATACAAGGCTGAAGTCAATGAGTTTTTGTAAAGATCTCGTGGAGCAAAAAATCCGCCCAGAAATTCCGGATTTTGTTCACTGTAATCATCCTTGATATCGACAGCGAGCACAACAATTCGGCCTGTTTTCTGAACATCCGGGCAATTTCCCAGTCCATAAATTTTCTGAAGATTATCATAGCCAGTTTCCAGTTCGTTCAGCAACGTTTGGGCTTCCAGAGTGGTCATCAAATTTTTCTGGGAATTATCCAGATACAACACAAAATGAGGCGTTTGAGCCATGAAGTCCGCATCCACCTGAGTGAAGGATGCCAGGGTGTCTTCAATCGTGGACTGACTGTTTTTAACCCAGAAGCGATAGCTCACAGGTCCGGGTGTTCCGGAAACAGGGCATTGTTCCACACTGGCTCCCGGAGGGCACTCAGACGGATCAGCGAACGGTGACTCTCCAAGGTGGGATTCCAGATCCTGATTGACCTCGTTGAGGGAAGTCACCTGGTCTGGCCGGAGCTTGAGCGATGTGACTTCATTTTTCCATGGCAACATACTGTCCACATAATCACAACCCGCAAGAAATACAGTCAATACGAACAGAATTCTCCAAAAGATGGGTAAGTGCTGATCAGCGTTTCTTGTTTTCATGGGGCACCTTGAAATATTTAAAAAGTCAGAGGTCATAAAGTAAGGTTCCCCACCAGTGGCAGGGAACCGGAAGGTTAATGAATGAATCTTACCAGCCTTGTCCAATCGCGGTACAGGCAGGATTGAAATCAGGTGTAGAAACCCGGTCAGCACAACCAACCAGCGGGGTGACCTGTTCCAGTCCAAGAGCATTGATCAGGAAGGTCAGGTTCTGGATACCAGTACTGCTGTTAACCAGCGTGGCAACATGACTTCCGCCCAATCCGGGAAAGTTTACATTCTGAGCCGCGTAGGTATAAACCACACCACCTTTGAGAACTCGAACCAGTCCTTCTCTGTTGGTGATGGTCGTTCCCCGATAATACAGAGAAGCATTGACACCAGAGAGCAAACTGGCCAGTGACGCGGCCTGGGTTTCGCCCTGGGTGTTGTGCAACAGCGTTACCAGTTCCGCATAGCCGATTCCCTGTGAAGCGTCTGCGCTAAAAGGCGCCAGCAGATCCGCGACCAGTGTGTCTTTGGTTCCGCCCAAATCGTTGACCAACCGTGAAACCTTGCTGATGTCTGTCACTTCAAGTCCATTCATCAAGCCAACCAGATCGGTGCTGGTCGATTTAGGATTCAAAATCACAGCATTGATCAGACTGACAACATGGTTCACATTGGAGGTATCATTGATGAATTGTGACAGTTTGGAACCAACGGTGATTTCGTCCACCAGTCGGGCAACATCACTCAGTGAAACCACATCATCAATCACAGCAATGAGTTTTGTCACATTGATCACTTCGTTCACCAGTGTGGCGACTCGTGGCGTTGAGGCGATTTTCAGGGAGTTGATCAACTCTGCCAGATTGTCAAAATTTCCCACTCCGTTGAGTAACACAACCAGCTTGCCTGAATCCGTCGTTCCATCGACAACATTCACCAGTTTCTTGCCACCGGCCAGAACATCATCCACGGTTGCCTGAGTATGCGCAGTCTGGGCGTCAGACCATTGTGAACCAGCGGCCACATTATTGATCAGGGATGTCACGTTGGCTGGAACCACATCGTTGATCACCGTGACCAGTTTGGCGGCATCAGCGGTATTTTCCAGCAGATGAACCAGTGCGACCACAGAATTGTTGTTCGGCCATGCGCTGGAGGACTTGTTGACGCCATTGACAATATGAGCGATGTTTGCGACTTCGGTCACGTCATAAACCAGGTCAATGACTTTATCCATGTTGGTCACACCCCTGATCAGATCAGCGACTTTAGCAGGTCCTTCCTGTGCGGGGTCCAGACTGCTGATCAGACTGGTGACTTTTTCCAGATAAATCGACTGATCGCCTGTATTGCCAAAACCACGTTGACCATCCACCAGAGAACTCAATCTTGGCATTGCATTGATTTCCACATTTTCTACCACATAGCCCAGATTTTGAGCAGGTGCCGTCTCAACAGCAGGATCGGGCAACAGATTGATCAAGGCCACAATATCATTGCTGTCCTGAAGATCCTGAATGAGGTGCATCAGTTTGGTCATATTGCTGATACTGTTAAGCACCACGGTTAATTTTGCGGGATTCGGATCGACAGAAAGATTGTTGACCATGCCCACCAGACGGATCACACCTGAAGCGTTACCTGAAGGCGTCCCATCCCATGTTTGTGGGCCATGAACCTGTCCGGTCCAGGTGGTGCCATCATCCATTTGACTGATCAATTCACTGAGGCGAACAGGAACAACAACTCCGTCGATCAATTTTACCAGAGCCGAAGTGGAACTCACAGAGTCAACCACATAACCCAGTTTTCCGGCTCCCGGTATGGTGATGCCATCAATGATGGATGCCAGGCTTGAAGTGGTCGCAACAGATTGAATCACAGTGACCAGTTTGTTCATGGAAGAGGTTGCGTCCACAGTAGCAATCAGTTTGCCGGTGTTGCTCACATTCAACAGGATGTTTGAAAGTCTGGTGGTGACGTCTGTTGCCGGCATCAATGAAAGAATGCCGATCACTTTATTCAGATCAGAAACATGCGCGATGAGTCTGGATAGTTTTTCAATTTTGTCAGTATCACCATTGGCGTTCATCGAACGTGTGACACTCATGGCACTCACCAGACCGACAATTTTGGTGTCCAGTTCTTGTGCGGGTAATCCGTTGACCACATCCCCCAGTCGTTGAATCGTGTCTGAATCGGCAGGATATTGGCCATCGTAACGTTTTACGAGCATCTGGGCATCAATGGTGTTGAGCAACGCCAGAATACGAACCACACCCAGACCAGTTGCCGGTTCGGCATAATCATTACCAACCAGAACGACCAGTTTGTTGGGGTCGCCGACGATATTGACCAGTTGAATGATGTTGGAAGAACCCGCGCCATAAGACAGCGAATTCATCTGGGAAGAGCCGATATGGTCATACAGATACTGGGTTGTTTCAACGCCAAGGCCTGCGGCGAGTTGATCAAATTGACTTCGAGGGTCTTTCTGGTCCTGATTTTTCCTGACCGTGTAGGTGGTTGTTCTTGGCGCTTCAAAGGATTTTTCCTGTGCGCAATTCGTCAGACTCATGACGAAGGTGATGATTAAAAACAGAGGAAGCCAGCCCCTGGCGATCTGGTTTGTTTTTTTGTTCCTGTTCATAACACCTCTTATATTGAGAAGATTAGCAAAATAATGTTTAACGTTAATTAAACCCTTGTAGGTACAGATGTACTGCTATCTGTAAAACAAAAGCTAGTACGCTTCATCATTTGCGTCAATTCAGGTGTCGTAATCTGCCAGCAAGATGTAAGCTAATATTATAATATCAGCTAGTTGCTTATGATTTTTTCATGTTAGTAAAATCAAACAGACACGATGTGAAATGGTACGTCCCGGGGAAGGATATGTTGAAAATATTAGTTTCCTGACGAGGGCGGTATGGTTACTGCACAAAAAAATTTTCCTACTGTAAATAATTTGGTGATTTAATCCCGGGGAAGACCTCAGCGTTGTTCACGTCTCTGGTAGGATGGGACTACGTGCCCGTCAAAAAACAGACTCTTTTTACCCTCATTAAAATGATGTGCTATGACAATAGAAAATAGTCCGCTTCTTAAATTCAATGTGGAAGCAGAAACAGAGAACTCTTCAGCACGAGCATGCACGTTCACCACACTGCACAATACCGTCCAGACCCCTGTATTTATGCCGGTGGCAACCCTTGCCGTGTTAAGAACACAAGATACGACCAATGTTGAAGCGCTTGGATTTCCTGTACTGCTGGCAAACACCTATCACCTTCTTCTACGTCCCGGCACCGAGGTATTCAGCCGCTTCGGCGGCATACACAAGTTCATGAACTGGAAGAGATCCGTTCTGACAGATTCGGGAGGATTCCAGGTTTTTTCACTTTCAAAAGATGTGAAAATTACAGAGGATGGCGCGATTTTCAGGAGTTATCATGACGGCAGAAGAATTCTTTTAAGTCCTGAAACGAGCATTGAAACCCAGAAGATTATCAACAGCGATATCATGATGGCAATGGATCAATGCATACCCTCGACTTCCGTGGAATCTCTCTGTAGAGACGCGGCGGATATCACGGCAAGATGGGCGGAGAGAAGTATCGCCGCACGGGGGGATTCCACCCAAGCCATTTTTGGAATAGTGCAGGGAGCGTGTTTTCCTGAGCTTCGAAAAACCAGTGCCCGGCAGATTACCTCTCTTCCCTTTGACGGATTCGCGATTGGAGGACTTGCCGTGGGTGAGTCAGAAGATGAAAGAAAGGATATGACCGCGATGACAGCGTCTCTTCTGCCGCGAAACTATCCCCGCTATCTTATGGGCGTCGGAACTCCCATTGATTTGCTTGAAGCCGTACACCGCGGAGTGGATATGTTCGACTGCATCCTTCCCACTTCCATGGCGCAACAGGGCGTCGCGTACACCTCTCAGGGGAAGATGGATATGCGCAGAGGTGTCTATAAGTTTCAGGACCAGCCACTGGATGAAAACTGCTCGTGCCCGGCATGCCGCAGGTACAGTTGCGCATACCTCCACCATCTGACAAAAACCAATGAATATTATGGGGGAAATCTTATCGGTAACCATAACCTTACTTTTTATCGCAACCTGATGGACTCAATGCGCGCGCATATCCTCAAAAACACATTTTTCTCATACTACAAAGAACAGAAAGAACTATTGGTGAGAGCTGATGACAATCATCCGGCAACTTACCCCAAAAGAAAAAAGAAAACAAAGCTCGCTGTCCTTGGAGATTACGAAATAGTTAAACAGGATGCGGGCTTTCACAGCATACGTCACATTACCTCAGGGGAAACAATGCACTCTGTGACAGATCCTCTGATTGAGGCGAATACACTCTACGTCAACCAGTCAGAATTACGTGGAATGCTCGAATTTATTACTGAGGATGAACTGGTAATCTGGGATGTTGGACTGGGAGCGGGAACAAATGCCATGGCCGCAATTTTTAAACTGGAAGAGATCTTTGAACAGAATGACATTCAGAAACGTGTAAAAATTATCAGTTTTGAAAAGGATCTGAATTCCCTCCGTCTTGCCGTTAAAAACGCGCCGCTGTTCCCTCATGTGAGACACGCGGCACCGAGTTCAATCCTTAAAGCCGGCTTGTGGGTTTCCGCGAATAAAAAGATCGAATGGACGCTGGTTGAAGGTGATTTCCTCGAGCATATAGAGAATGTGCCGCAACCGCATATTATTTTTTACGACCCCTTTTCACTCTATACTGACGGTCCGCTCTGGAGTTATTCTGTCTTCAAAAGGATCTTCAACACCTGCGGAAATACACCCGCAAAACTGTTCACTTATTCCACTTCCACAAGAGTGAGAGGTGCCCTCCTTGCGGCAGGATTCTACACAGGAAGCGGCGCTGGCACAGGCCCCAAATCCGAAACAACCGCGGCATTCACTTCAATGGCAATAAAGAACTCTGCTATAAAACTTTTAGGGACGGAATGGCTTCAACGATTTCACCGAAGTAGTTCAAAATTTGCCACTGAAAACTCTGACATTGAAAACGCGGAAATTGAAAAACGGATATTAAATCATCCTCAATTTATGCACTTAGGATCAACAAAAGAATAAGTTATAAAAGTTTACTCGTGCCCTACGTCCCGTGGGGCACGTTATCCACCAGGCGAAGCTCTGCTTCGCACCCACCGGAGGTGGGTCTTGGAACGGTTACGAACGGGACGTTCCCAGAAAGTTTTCCCTTTTATTTTTTGAACGTTCCATAGTCCTGGATTCCGGAAAATATTAATAATCTATCCTTTGTGAGATAGGTTTTGGCCCGGAATGAGGTTTTTGAGCATGATCAATGTCATAAATAATGTTTTTTGACTCAATGCGGAATCTAAGGGGGCATAAAGAAATAACCAGTAGATAAGGAGGATGTGATGCTCGCTGTTTGTCATTCCGGGCGAAGACCCAGAATCCGGTAGAGGCGAAAAATCTTTTGCACCTACTGGTGTTTGGTGGAATCTGGATACCGGATCAGGTCCGGTATGACACAGTGCCGAAAAAGAAAAGTGTACCATTTATTTCTTGGCGGGACCCTAACGTAATACTTCCCGAACTTGCTCCATCAACTTTAATTCTGGATTTGGACGAAATATGCCTGTTTTTTTTGTGGACTTCATCAGCCCCCTCTGTTAATGCTGTGGTCATGGGGAGTTTTCTTTTGGAAGAGACTTTCCATCTTTCGCTGATTAATACCATAAGCGGAAAAATCTAAACAAAACTGTAACAAGTGGGCAGGTTTTCCATGTTTAGCGGACTAATAGTGGTAATAAGTAGACAAATTAGCCATCTATAAGTTCTGATATCATGGAAAAAGTCCTCTGATTACTCTGTTGGGCACGTGAAAGCTCCGATGTCGTTCAGCAGTTTTCATCAATGCAACTGGGGCATAAGTGAAACTGAGAAATCGAATGAAACAATGTATCAAGATCGTATTGATTCAAGTAGTTGTTATAGTTGGTATCTTAAGTGGAGGTTGTTCTTCAATCGTATCAGGCACAAAACAACAACTTACTTTTAATTCGGAACCAGATGGAGCAACGGTGAGCATAAATGGAGTGACAATGGGTAAAACTCCAGCAACGGTCATGGTTGATCG
Above is a window of SAR324 cluster bacterium DNA encoding:
- a CDS encoding NHL repeat-containing protein, producing the protein MKTRNADQHLPIFWRILFVLTVFLAGCDYVDSMLPWKNEVTSLKLRPDQVTSLNEVNQDLESHLGESPFADPSECPPGASVEQCPVSGTPGPVSYRFWVKNSQSTIEDTLASFTQVDADFMAQTPHFVLYLDNSQKNLMTTLEAQTLLNELETGYDNLQKIYGLGNCPDVQKTGRIVVLAVDIKDDYSEQNPEFLGGFFAPRDLYKNSLTSALYEHPENLATYGTLNTIETAENLRGYSNENQILYMDLNPFYNGKAFGGTPDAQTKGHQLAIETELHEASHMCAYYHRIAIEGVPNHIPGVAEALAEQAPQLTAGLMMNQIERMTQYSLSGVQNVLGGKTPSLFDLGLNNEHSLTSYLQSNLFFNYLRHRAGSHDNAVSLMNLLVSANEGGIQGVVDSLKSYQKDWNFSGMFGDWVVTNWLMASGRSLIRFQEESGKLSQTGSSRFDELSYQNAGIAAYGKSGVAFQKNALPLGNHSIQCLPPASYVYLSFMSSGVTTVYIPEQSGMDAGIKVAKASFNENNEAEIALYAHDAMISLNQEPVLSEYHLLLWNAASQGECLSVGRLPYGMDQLVSWIGGGKSGWQIGPGAEWGNMDSYFYRTRGVAVALKQTGTDKNYVYVSDSINHGISRWDLDSGVFEGRLGNAVTDCASDNETGNGWKTKNGKLVNNHCRRSFNSPQGLAVDSAGNIYIADRNNYRIVKWDKNGNFVAWLGDAEKDTWQDVNGQQPAAPTAMGNVDLNVKMFNSPWGIAIDETSNPPYLYVTSYGSSRVSRRNLTTGAYAGFIGNGQTQWNQTMTQQTGSRKNDVNYFSYPKGITVDANYIYVADEGNHRISRWTKAGTNATYSGDGGHVWLGGGQEGWHAAAVVAGSGKYHFDSPGDVSVDDHYLYVADRKNQRVSRWEKDSGRFAGWLGSGTLQWEEQQEGPSIEAVSTGSSYPVTMMLEPESLAIATTVSDGTSHTYLYTTAIYNGRVTRWNLDCMATGNIHACNP
- a CDS encoding DUF2846 domain-containing protein, coding for MKQSSQQILSYIVGICAILNSCSATGPTFIDAKKSDSFALIYIYRPNVFCGSARKPDISINDNKILELQNNGYTQIYVKPGDIHIKASGIDNTPRLNTSLNINVETYKSYFIRYNVECEIFLFLVEPFAKFQLVEQSINLREISQTHYQPPLIEYVEPAESTK
- the tgt gene encoding tRNA guanosine(34) transglycosylase Tgt, with protein sequence MTIENSPLLKFNVEAETENSSARACTFTTLHNTVQTPVFMPVATLAVLRTQDTTNVEALGFPVLLANTYHLLLRPGTEVFSRFGGIHKFMNWKRSVLTDSGGFQVFSLSKDVKITEDGAIFRSYHDGRRILLSPETSIETQKIINSDIMMAMDQCIPSTSVESLCRDAADITARWAERSIAARGDSTQAIFGIVQGACFPELRKTSARQITSLPFDGFAIGGLAVGESEDERKDMTAMTASLLPRNYPRYLMGVGTPIDLLEAVHRGVDMFDCILPTSMAQQGVAYTSQGKMDMRRGVYKFQDQPLDENCSCPACRRYSCAYLHHLTKTNEYYGGNLIGNHNLTFYRNLMDSMRAHILKNTFFSYYKEQKELLVRADDNHPATYPKRKKKTKLAVLGDYEIVKQDAGFHSIRHITSGETMHSVTDPLIEANTLYVNQSELRGMLEFITEDELVIWDVGLGAGTNAMAAIFKLEEIFEQNDIQKRVKIISFEKDLNSLRLAVKNAPLFPHVRHAAPSSILKAGLWVSANKKIEWTLVEGDFLEHIENVPQPHIIFYDPFSLYTDGPLWSYSVFKRIFNTCGNTPAKLFTYSTSTRVRGALLAAGFYTGSGAGTGPKSETTAAFTSMAIKNSAIKLLGTEWLQRFHRSSSKFATENSDIENAEIEKRILNHPQFMHLGSTKE